The window GCGCACCCGAGACGCGGCACCCCTGAGCCGCGTACCGGTGGATCCCCGATAGATGTAAGGGCCCGTCGTCCTCCCCAGCGGTGAGCCGGGGCCGCCGCAGCTCACCGGGCAGCACGACGAGACGCGCCCGCAGGGCCCATACCGTCGAACGGAGAAAGCACGGAAGTGGCGGCAGGGGGTCGCCACCGCACACGAGGGGGCGTACCCGTCATGGGGAAGACAGAGGTGCGGGGGCTGGCCGCCCGCGCCGGCGGCTGGAGCGCGCGGCACCGCTGGGCGGCCGTCGGCATATGGGTGCTGTTCGTGGTCCTGGCGATGGGGCTCGGCTCGGCGGCGGGGCGGGTCGACGTGGACGAGAGCGACCAGCTCAAGGGAGAGACGCACACCGCGGCCCGCATCATCGAGGACGCGGGGATCGAGGAGCCGGCCGGTGAGACCGTGCTCATCCAGTCGAAGGGCGGCTCCGTCGAGGCCACGAGCGGCGAGTTCCGGGCCGCCGTCGCCGATGTCGTCGACGCGGTGCGCGGCACCGGCAAGGTGACCGGTGTGACCTCGCCGTACGACGCGCACACCATCTCCCGGGACGGCCGCAGCGCGCTGGTGCAGTTCGATCTGCGCGGTGACGCGGAGACGGCCGCCGACCGGATCGAGCCGGTGCTGAACGCCGTGGCCGGAGTGCAGAAGGACCACGGCTCGCTGCGGATCGAGGAGATCGGCGGCGCCAGCATGCAGAAGCAGTACAAGGACGCCTTCGGGGACGACTTCCAGCAGGCCGAGTACTCGGCCGTGCCGGTGGCCCTCGGCATCCTGCTGATCGCCTTCGGGGCGCTGGTGGCCGCGCTGCTGCCGGTGGCGCTCGCGATCACCGCGATCATGGCGACGATGGGTCTGATGGGGATCGTCAGCCACCTCCAGCCGATGAGCGACACCGCCAACTCCGTGATGCTGCTGGTCGGAATGGCCGTCGGTGTCGACTACTGCCTGTTCTACCTGCGGCGCGAGCGCGAGGAGCGGGCCGCCGGGCGGGACGCGGGCACGGCCCTCCGGATCGCCGCCGCCACCAGTGGCCGGGCGATCGTCGTCTCCGGTGTCACGGTGTGCGTGGCGATGGCCGGCATGCTGTTCACCGGCCTCGCCGAGTTCGAGGCGATGGGGCTCGCCTCGCTGATGGTCGTGGCGGTCGCCATGGTCGGGTCGGTGACGGTGCTGCCGGCGCTGCTGTCGCTGCTCGGCGAGCGGGTCGAGAAGGGGCGCCTGCCCTTCGTGGGCCGGCGGCGCCGGGAGCGGGGCACCGACGGCGGGAGCCGGTTCTGGTCGGCGGTGCTGCGGGGCGTGCTCGCCAGGCCGCTGGTCTCGGTCGTCATCGCGGGCGGCACGCTGCTGGCGATCGCGGCACCCGCGCTCGGCATGAAGACCCAGCAGCTCACCCTGGACCAGGAGTTCGGCGACTCGCTGCCGATGGTGCAGACCTACAACCGCGTCAACGACGCCTTCCCGGGCGGCAGCGAACCGGCCCAGGTCGTCGTACGGGCCCAGGACATCGCCGCACCCGAAGTCCGGCAGGCACTGGCCGACTTCAAGGAGCGGGCGATCTCCTCGGGTGCCTCGCGCGGCCCGGTCGACATCAAGCTGCACAAGGCGCAGAACGTGGCGCTGGTGTCCGTGCCGCTGGTCGGCGGCTCCGACATGGACAAGGCGACGAAGAGCCTCGACAAGCTGCGGGACGAGGTACGGCCCGCGACCCTCGGCAAGGTCGACGGGGTGGAGGCACCGATCACCGGACAGGTCGCGGGCAACAGCGACTTCAACGACCAGCTGATGGGCTCGGTGGTGCCGGTCTTCGCGTTCGTGGTCGTCTTCGCCTTCCTGCTGATGCTGCTGTCGTTCCGCTCGCTGACCGTGGCGCTCACGTCGATCGTGCTCAACCTGCTGTCGGTGGCGGCCGCCTACGGCGTCCTCGTCGCCGTCTTCCAGCACGGCTGGGGCGCCTCGCTGGTGGGCGCGGAGGGCGTCGGCGCGATCGTGACCTGGCTGCCGCTGTTCCTCTTCGTGATCCTGTTCGGACTGTCCATGGACTACCACGTGTTCGTGGTCTCCCGGATCCGCGAGGCCCGGATGCGGGGTCGCGACACCCGGGACGCCATCCGGCACGGCGTGGTCACCACGGCCGGGGTGGTCACCAGCGCCGCGGTCATCATGGTCGCCGTGTTCGCGATCTTCGGCACGCTGTCCATGCAGTCCATGAAGCAGATGGGCGTGGGTCTCGCCGCGGCCGTCCTGATCGACGCGACGGTCATCCGCGGGGTGCTGCTGCCGGCGGTGATGGCACTGCTCGGCGAGCGCAACTGGTACTTCCCCAAGTGGCTGCACCGCCTCCCGGACCTGACCCATGACGAGGCGCCCGAGGTGATCGCCCAGCCGGTGCGCGGCGAGAGCGAACGGCTGCCGGTCTGATCCCACCCGCCCCGCAGGGCCCGCCGGTTCCGCGAGGAACCGGCGGGCCCTGCCCGTTGCGGGGCACGGGGTGCCTCCCCGGCGCTACTTCCGGCGCACGAGGGGCAGTTCGGCCTCGATGAGGTCGGCCGCACGCCGGGTGCCGCCCTCCTGGGCCATCTCCGCCCCAAGGGTCTTCAGACGGCGGGCCACGTCGGGGTCGTCCAGCAGCGCGAGGCCGGTCTCGCGGAGGCGCTCGGCCGTGGCCTCCTCGGTGGACAGGCGCCGGGCCACCCCGAGCGCCTGGAGCATGTCGGCGTTGCCGAACTGGTCGACGGCCTGCGGCACGGCGATCATCGGTGTGGCGGTGGCGAGCCCCTCCTGGCTGCCGCCGGCGCCGGCGTGCGTGACGAACAGGTCGGCCTGCCGCAGGATCGCCAACTGGGGCACCCAGTGGCGTACTTCGACGCCGGACGGCACGTCGCCCAGCTCGGCCGGGTCCATATGCGCGCCGATCTGCAGGACCAGGTGCCAGCCGGGCAGGTCGCCGAAGGCGCGGACGCAGCTGCGGTAGAAGGCGGGCTGCCTGGTGAAGGCCGAGCCGAGGGAGACCAGGACGACCTTCTCGGCGCCCGCGGGCCGCTGCCAGTCGCCCTGCTCGGCCCGGTCGCCCTGGCAGGCGCCGACGAAGCTGTGGACGCGTTCGTCGACACGGTCGGCGTGCGGCTGCAGCGCCTTCGGGATGAGCACCAGGGAGCGTGCCGGGCGGCCGGTGAACGGGTCCGGGTGCTCGCTGATCCCGTTCTCCGTCAGCCATGCCTCGAACCGCGCGTAGTAGGCCCGCCCGCGTGCGGTCTTCCTCGGCTCGGCCCACATCGGCTCGGCGACCTCCTCCTCGTAGCCCTCCCAGGCGACCAGGTTCGGGGACAGGGACACCGCGGGGACGCCCCAGCGACGGGCGAGGACGCGGGCCGGGTAGGAGGCGATGTCGTGCAGGACGAGGTCGGGTTCGTCGCCGGCATAGGCGTCGAGGAGCTGCGGGAGCGCCTGGATCGCGTCGTCCAGGAACGGCTCCACGTTGTCGAGCAGGGTGCTCCCCCAGGCCTCGGGATCGGCGTCGGGGCCGGGCAGGGTGGAGGTGTAGGGCACGGGCCGGGCCCCCGTGGCGGCCACCTTGTCGGCGAACACCGGCGGGACGGCGTAGGTCACGCGGTGCCCCCGGGCGACGAGTTCGCGGATCACCTCCAGGCTGGGGTTCACATGGCCGTGGGCGGCGATGGAGAACATGGCGATGTGGGCGGGGGTGACGGTCTTCGCGGTCATGTGCGGGACCGTACGCGAGACGAACCGTCTCGTCTAATCGATTTTCGGTGCTCCCGTCCTCCCGGTGGGCGCGCACACGGGCCGACCTGTGCGGATGCGAGACTGGCCGGGAACGGCCCGTACCCGGCACGCCCGGTGGGCCCACGGACCGCACGGGCAGACGGCACGGAGGCACGACGATGGACGAGGCGCGGGCGCGGGACGTACTGGACGCGGCGGGAGTCGCTTCGGGCCGGGCCCCGGACGCGCGGCTCCTCGCCCTCGGTGAGAACGCGGTGTTCGCCGCCGGCGACCTGGTGGTGAAGGTCGGCCGGGACGCCGAGCTGCTGGAGCGGGCCCGGCGCGAGCTGGACATCGCCGGCTGGCTCGCCGGGGCGCAGGTCCCGGCGGTGCGGGCGGCCGAGCCGAAGCCGCGGCTGGTCCAGGGGCACCCGGTGACCGTGTGGCGCCGGCTGCCCGACGCCGTACGCCCGGCCGAGCCGAGCGATCTGGCGCGGCTGCTGCGGATCGTGCACGCGCTGGACGCGCCGCCCTTCGCGCTGCCGCCGCGGGAGCTGCTGGGCGGTGTGGAGCGCTGGCTGCGGCTGGCGGGAGACGCGATCGACCCCGCGGACGCGGCCTACCTCCGGGCGCGCCGGGACGGTTTCGCGGCTGCCGCGGCCGCCCTGACACCGCGTCTGACGCCGGGACCGATCCACGGCGACGCCCTGCCGCGCAACGTGCACATCGGCCCGGACGGGCCGGTCCTGGTCGACCTGGAGACCTTCTCCGCCGATCTGCGCGAGCACGACCTGGTGGTGATGGCCCTCTCCCGCGACCGGTACGGACTGCCGGCCGAGGCGTACGACTCCTTCACCGAGGCGTACGGGTGGGACGTGCGGGAGTGGGAGGGCTGCGCGGTGCTGCGGGGCGCCCGGGAGACGGCCAGCTGTGCGTGGGTGGCCCAGCACGCGCCGAGCAATCCGAAGGCGCTGGCCGAGTTCCGCCGCCGGGTGGCGTCCCTGCAGGACGGGGACGAGACGGTGCGCTGGTATCCGTTCTGAATCCGGTGCGGAGCGGCCGGACCCGTGGCGACCGGCGGCACCCGTGCGGCCGGGTCAGACGGTTTCGTCCACCAGCTCCCGCAGCGGCCAGGTCCCGTCCACCACCGCCGTGGCGTCCCCCTTGCGGCGCAGGAAGTCCTGGAAGTCCGCCGCCCACTCCGCGTACCACCGGATCTGCTGCCGGTGCAGTTCCGCGGCGCCCAGGGCGGCGATCTTCGGGTGACGTTCGGCTATCGCGGACGCCAGGCACGCCGCGGCGAGGGCGTCGGCCGAGGCGGTGTGGGCCGCGTCGAGGGCTATGCCGTACTCCGCGCAGACCGCCTCCAGATTGCGCTTGCCGCGGCGGTAGCGGTCGACCCGGCGGTCGATGGTGTAGGGGTCGATGACGGGACCGGGGTGCGCGCCGCCCAGGCGGTCGGAGAGGGACGGCAGTCCGTACCGGCGCAGTTCGGCGGAGAGCAGGGTGAGGTCGAAGGCCGCGTTGTACGCGACGACCGGGACCCCGGTTCTCCAGTAGGAGACCAGGACGCCGGCGATGGCCTCGGCGACCTGGTCGGCGGGGCGGCCCTCGGCCGACGCGCGTTCGTTGCTGATGCCGTGCACGGCGACCGCGTCGGCCGGGATCTCCACGCCCGGATCGGCGAGCCATTCCCGGCGTCCCATGGGCTCACCGGCCCTGACCTCGATCACCGCGCCGGTGACGATGCGTGACTCGCGCGGATCGGTCCCGGTCGTCTCCAGGTCGAAGCCGATCAGCAGCTCCCGGTGCCAGCCCATCGGCGGCCCCCCTTCTTGCTTCTTGGTGGTGCTTTCCCCCCAGTGGTCTCCACCTTCGCACGCGGCACTGACAATCCGGGGACCGCCTTCCGCCCGCCCCCGCGGACAGTTCAGGACACCGGGCGCGAATCCGCCCAGGCCACCTCGAATTCCTCGCGGTATGTGGGGAAGAGCCCGGCTTCGCCCACGTCGTCCTTCTTGACCAGCCGGCTGCCGTTGCGCAGCACCAGCACCGGCGACTCCATCCCGCGCGCGCCCCGCAGATAGGACTGCACGACCGCGATGCCGTCGGCGCCGTCCCCGTCGACCAGGTAGGCGGTGAAGCGGGGCGTCTCGTCGTAGACCTGGATCTCGAAGGCGCCGGGGTCGCGCAGCCGGGACCGGACCCGGCGCATGTGCAGGATGTTCATCTCGACGGACCGGCTCAGTTCGCCCCGTTTCATCCCGAGTTCGCGCTCGCGGCGCTTGACCGAGCTGGAGGCCGGGTTGAGGAAGAGCAGCCGCACCCGGCAGCCGGCTTCCGCGAGCCGGACGAGCCGGCGTCCGGAGAAGTTCTGCACGAGCAGGTTGAGCCCGATGCCGATGGCGTCGAGCCGGCGTGCGCCGCCGAAGAAGTCCTCGGCCGGGAACTGGCGCAGCAGCCGCACCCGGTCGGCGTGGACGGCGACGACGTCGGCGTACCGGTCGCCGACCAGGTCCTCCACCGCGTCCACGGGCAGCCGCCGCGCGGAGGGCACGTCACCGGCCGAGCCGAGCATCTCCAGCAGCCGGGCCGAGGCCCGCTCGGCCTGGCCGAGGACCGCCTCGGACAGGGCCCGGTTGCGGGAGACGACGTTGCGGGTCACCTCCAGCTCGTCCAGGGCGAGTTCGAGGTCCCGGCGTTCGTCGAAGTACGGTTCGAAGCAGGGCCAGTGCTGCACCATCAGCTCACGCAGTTGGGGAAGGGTGAGGAAGCTGAGCACGTTGTCGTCGGCGGGGTCGAGCAAGTAGCCCTTGCGGCGGCTGACTTCACGCACCGCGACGGCGCGCTGCACCCATTCCTGTCCGGCCGGGCCCGCCGCGGCCACCACCCAGTCGTCGCCGTGGACGGGTTCGTAGACGGGACGCAGGACCGCGGCCACGACAGCACGCAGCCGCTGCTCGACGAGGTTCAGCCAGATGTAGGCCCGGCCGGCCCGCTGGGCGCGGGTGCGTACCTCGCGCCAGGCGTCGGCGTCCCAGTCCAGCTCCGGCCCGATGGTTCCCGCGTCCATCGGGCGGGCCAGGGACACCGCGCCGGGCGGGACGTCTGCGGAGTTCCCCTCGTGACCCTCGCCACCAGGGGGCAGCTCCAGCCCTCCCGAGCCCACCCGTGCACCGCCTTCCGACCCCCCGGGCCTTCCCGTCTCAACGATCAAGGAAGGGTACTCCGCGAGCGGTCGGCGGTGCAGCCGGATGGACAGGTCGGTTTCTCAACCACTTCTCTCAACTACGTGGTTTCCAATGGCCGTTCTGCCATGCGAGGTCACGG of the Streptomyces sp. 1222.5 genome contains:
- a CDS encoding MMPL family transporter, yielding MGKTEVRGLAARAGGWSARHRWAAVGIWVLFVVLAMGLGSAAGRVDVDESDQLKGETHTAARIIEDAGIEEPAGETVLIQSKGGSVEATSGEFRAAVADVVDAVRGTGKVTGVTSPYDAHTISRDGRSALVQFDLRGDAETAADRIEPVLNAVAGVQKDHGSLRIEEIGGASMQKQYKDAFGDDFQQAEYSAVPVALGILLIAFGALVAALLPVALAITAIMATMGLMGIVSHLQPMSDTANSVMLLVGMAVGVDYCLFYLRREREERAAGRDAGTALRIAAATSGRAIVVSGVTVCVAMAGMLFTGLAEFEAMGLASLMVVAVAMVGSVTVLPALLSLLGERVEKGRLPFVGRRRRERGTDGGSRFWSAVLRGVLARPLVSVVIAGGTLLAIAAPALGMKTQQLTLDQEFGDSLPMVQTYNRVNDAFPGGSEPAQVVVRAQDIAAPEVRQALADFKERAISSGASRGPVDIKLHKAQNVALVSVPLVGGSDMDKATKSLDKLRDEVRPATLGKVDGVEAPITGQVAGNSDFNDQLMGSVVPVFAFVVVFAFLLMLLSFRSLTVALTSIVLNLLSVAAAYGVLVAVFQHGWGASLVGAEGVGAIVTWLPLFLFVILFGLSMDYHVFVVSRIREARMRGRDTRDAIRHGVVTTAGVVTSAAVIMVAVFAIFGTLSMQSMKQMGVGLAAAVLIDATVIRGVLLPAVMALLGERNWYFPKWLHRLPDLTHDEAPEVIAQPVRGESERLPV
- a CDS encoding phosphotransferase enzyme family protein, with protein sequence MDEARARDVLDAAGVASGRAPDARLLALGENAVFAAGDLVVKVGRDAELLERARRELDIAGWLAGAQVPAVRAAEPKPRLVQGHPVTVWRRLPDAVRPAEPSDLARLLRIVHALDAPPFALPPRELLGGVERWLRLAGDAIDPADAAYLRARRDGFAAAAAALTPRLTPGPIHGDALPRNVHIGPDGPVLVDLETFSADLREHDLVVMALSRDRYGLPAEAYDSFTEAYGWDVREWEGCAVLRGARETASCAWVAQHAPSNPKALAEFRRRVASLQDGDETVRWYPF
- a CDS encoding 3'-5' exonuclease, whose product is MGWHRELLIGFDLETTGTDPRESRIVTGAVIEVRAGEPMGRREWLADPGVEIPADAVAVHGISNERASAEGRPADQVAEAIAGVLVSYWRTGVPVVAYNAAFDLTLLSAELRRYGLPSLSDRLGGAHPGPVIDPYTIDRRVDRYRRGKRNLEAVCAEYGIALDAAHTASADALAAACLASAIAERHPKIAALGAAELHRQQIRWYAEWAADFQDFLRRKGDATAVVDGTWPLRELVDETV
- a CDS encoding SAV2148 family HEPN domain-containing protein, whose product is MGSGGLELPPGGEGHEGNSADVPPGAVSLARPMDAGTIGPELDWDADAWREVRTRAQRAGRAYIWLNLVEQRLRAVVAAVLRPVYEPVHGDDWVVAAAGPAGQEWVQRAVAVREVSRRKGYLLDPADDNVLSFLTLPQLRELMVQHWPCFEPYFDERRDLELALDELEVTRNVVSRNRALSEAVLGQAERASARLLEMLGSAGDVPSARRLPVDAVEDLVGDRYADVVAVHADRVRLLRQFPAEDFFGGARRLDAIGIGLNLLVQNFSGRRLVRLAEAGCRVRLLFLNPASSSVKRRERELGMKRGELSRSVEMNILHMRRVRSRLRDPGAFEIQVYDETPRFTAYLVDGDGADGIAVVQSYLRGARGMESPVLVLRNGSRLVKKDDVGEAGLFPTYREEFEVAWADSRPVS